A stretch of the Kwoniella shandongensis chromosome 13, complete sequence genome encodes the following:
- a CDS encoding EKC/KEOPS complex subunit BUD32 gives MATTTYTSASSALLDRGVLIKQGAEAKVYALPSLLPQPAIFNPSSSSAGPSTITNTDSGVILKYRFPKTYRHPTLDASLTASRLTFEARSLSRAAKAGVVVPKVIYVDEKGGVLGLERVEGWSVREILGGGAEGEVEVEEDEVEVELAQGEEGVEGESAAEEEEGEGDNEGMSALRRLGVTQEHLMRSIGAALARLHLTTIIHGDLTTSNMMVRLTPGGIQPYEIVMIDFGLSSTAQFPENYAVDLYVLERAFASTHPQSENLYAGVLEAYEKGLGEKKWRPIEIKLKEVRRRGRKRDMTG, from the exons ATGGCTACTACAACTTACACCTCCGCCTCGTCAGCATTGTTGGACCGAGGGGTACTTATCAAGCAAGGTGCTGAAGCG AAAGTCTACGCTTTACCATCATTATTACCCCAACCAGCGATATTCAAcccgtcatcgtcctccgccGGTCCCAGCACCATCACCAATACGGACAGCGGAGTAATCCTCAAATACCGATTCCCTAAGACATATCGACACCCAACACTCGATGCGTCCCTAACAGCTTCAAGACTGACTTTCGAAGCTCGTTCCTTATCTCGAGCAGCGAAAGCGGGCGTCGTAGTTCCCAAAGTCATATatgtggatgagaaaggtGGTGTGTTGGGTTTGGAGAGAGTAGAAGGATGGAGCGTGAGAGAGATTTTGGGCGGAGGAGCGgaaggggaggtggaagtggaggaagatgaggtagAGGTTGAGCTGgctcaaggggaagagggagtggagggggagagtgcggcggaagaggaggaaggggaaggggataaTGAGGGGATGAGTGCTTTGAGACGGTTGGGTGTGACGCAAG AACACCTGATGAGGTCCATCGGAGCGGCTCTCGCCAGACTACATCTGACAACTATCATACATGGTGATCTGACAACGTCCAATATGATGGTCCGTCTCACACCGGGCGGTATCCAGCCATACGAGATT GTCATGATCGATTTCGGTCTCTCGTCCACCGCCCAATTCCCCGAAAATTACGCTGTCGATCTGTATGTCCTCGAAAGAGCATTCGCATCAACACATCCTCAATCCGAAAACCTCTATGCGGGG GTGCTGGAAGCTTATGAGAAAGGATTGGGGGAGAAAAAGTGGAGACCGATAGAAATCAAGTTGAAAGAAG ttcgacgaagaggtcgaaagaGGGACATGACCGGATGA